In a genomic window of Platichthys flesus chromosome 24, fPlaFle2.1, whole genome shotgun sequence:
- the larp7 gene encoding la-related protein 7 — MIDTERGADDAGPAVHSRKENKETEKKKRSRVKHLLADVKKQVEFWFGDVNLHKDRFLRTLIDESEDGYVDTSVLASFNRMKKLTTDTKLIARAVKNSAVVEVNLEGNKVRRQLPIGEIPQDTDSRTVYVELLPKDVTHSWIERVFTKCGNVVYISIPRYKSTGDPKGFAFVEFETEDQAKKAIEMLNNPPEDAPRKPGIFPKTKSGKNLTLPADNPASGEEEEKKRRKKKKKKEGATVPMSAEAKEQSMEEEPSEEKRKHSAVGDFQPEGGSTHKTPAKLSEKKRRRSTLEGSESDVPSKIRKTSESESREKDVAKTDHPTDTERGVEEGKENRDDSTAKAKRKRNKKHKEKQKAGEEVIPLRVLSKKEWLDLKVEYLTLQKRSMASLKKCMSKIEHKEPKGGMEPKGRMEIEDKPQDVNEKSHKSEKAVTLGPQFTSGVILKITDIKPLPGRKFLKDALSKISQVAYIDILEGDAEGHIRFHTPEEAKAVSDARAELQREHSWKLEILSGDHEQRYWQKILVDRQVKLNRPREKKRGTEKLISKAEKIILARAKEATKHIRFQED; from the exons ATGATTGACACAGAGAGGGGAGCCGATGACGCCGGTCCGGCCGTCCACAGCAGGAAGGAGAACAAGGagacggagaagaagaagcgCTCTCGGGTCAAACACCTGCTCGCCGATGTGAAGAAGCAGGTGGAGTTCTGGTTCGGAGATGTCAACCTGCACAAAGACCGCTTCCTGAGAACACTCATCGATGAGTCAGAAGACGGAT ATGTTGATACATCTGTGTTGGCCAGCTTCAACCGAATGAAAAAGCTGACAACGGACACCAAGCTGATTGCGAGGGCGGTTAAAAATTCAGCTGTAGTTGAG GTGAACTTGGAAGGCAATAAAGTGCGACGCCAGCTTCCAATCGGAGAAATACCACAGGATACAGACAGCCGCACAGTCTATGTG GAACTTTTGCCGAAGGATGTGACCCACAGCTGGATAGAGCGAGTGTTTACAAAATGTGGGAATGTGGTGTATATAAGCATCCCCAGATACAAGTCTACAGGTGATCCCAAGGGGTTTGCATTTGTTGAGTTTGAGACGGAGGACCAAGCAAAGAAAGCCATAGAG ATGCTGAACAACCCCCCTGAAGATGCTCCCAGGAAACCAGGGATTTTTCCCAAGACGAAAAGTGGGAAGAATTTAACTCTGCCAGCCGACAATCCAGCATCAG gtgaagaagaggagaagaaaaggagaaagaagaagaaaaagaaagaaggcgCCACAGTGCCAATGTCTGCAGAAGCCAAAGAGCAGTCGATGGAAGAAGAGCCAtcggaggaaaagaggaagcacTCCGCAGTGGGGGATTTTCAACCGGAGGGAGGCAGCACTCACAAAACCCCGGCAAAAttgtcagagaaaaaaagacgACGGTCGACACTGGAGGGATCTGAGAGTGACGTTCCATCAAAGATAAGAAAAACCAGTGAAAGTGAATCTAGAGAGAAAGACGTTGCAAAGACTG aTCACCccactgacacagagagaggggtagaggaagggaaagaaaacagagatgaCTCAACAGCCAAAGCGAAGAGGAAGCGAAATAAGAAGCACaaggaaaaacagaaagctGGGGAGGAAGTCATCCCACTGCGAGTTCTGTCAAA GAAAGAGTGGCTTGACCTGAAGGTGGAGTACTTGACCTTGCAGAAGCGCAGCATGGCATCGCTGAAGAAGTGCATGAGTAAGATCGAGCACAAGGAGCCCAAGGGTGGAATGGAGCCCAAGGGTCGAATGGAGATAGAGGACAAGCCTCAAGATGTAAACG AGAAGAGTCACAAGAGTGAAAAAGCGGTGACCCTGGGCCCTCAGTTTACCAGCGGTGTCATCTTGAAGATCACAGACATCAAGCCGCTACCAGGGAGAAAGTTTCTCAAA gatGCCTTGAGTAAAATATCACAAGTGGCATACATTGACATTCTGGAGGGAGATGCTGAGGGTCACATCCGCTTTCACACCCCAGAGGAGGCCAAAGCCGTCAGTGATGCCCGggctgagctgcagagggagcacAGCTGGAAACTGGAAATTCTTTCAg GTGACCATGAACAAAGATACTGGCAGAAGA